The genomic stretch GTGTTCAGGAAACCAGTAGTCGGTTGTCTTGTAGAGGAACTGCGCCGCCTCCGACAACACCACGAAACCATGCGCGAACCCGGGTGGAATCCAAAGCTGCCGATGGTTGTCGCCCGACAGCAGCACGCCTTCCCACTTGCCGAAAGTCGGCGAACTCTTGCGAACGTCGACCGCTACGTCGAACACTTCACCTTCGACCACGCGCACGAGTTTTCCTTGCGCATGCTCAATCTGATAATGCAGCCCGCGCAGCACGCCCTTGGCCGACCGCGAATGGTTGTCCTGCACGAACTCGACGCCCGCTTCGACCTTTTCTGCAAATTCACGCGCGTTGAAGCTCTCGTAGAAAAACCCCCGCGCATCACCGAACACCTTCGGCTCGATGA from Paraburkholderia phymatum STM815 encodes the following:
- the rfbC gene encoding dTDP-4-dehydrorhamnose 3,5-epimerase, which translates into the protein MAISVTATALPEVKIIEPKVFGDARGFFYESFNAREFAEKVEAGVEFVQDNHSRSAKGVLRGLHYQIEHAQGKLVRVVEGEVFDVAVDVRKSSPTFGKWEGVLLSGDNHRQLWIPPGFAHGFVVLSEAAQFLYKTTDYWFPEHERSIVWNDPEIGIEWPIDFEPVLAAKDAAGKRLSEAECFA